From Hypanus sabinus isolate sHypSab1 chromosome 9, sHypSab1.hap1, whole genome shotgun sequence:
GGCATGTCAGAGTAGTAGTTAGTTTAATGCTTTCCAGTGCCAGTGATCTCAGATCAGGGTTGGATTCCTGACCTCTCCATTACTTCtgagtttcctctggctgctccaatTTCCCTTCTCATTCTAAAGGTGTACTGGTTAGGGTTAGTTGTGGACAGgctctgttggtgccagaaacatgATGACACTTCTAGACTGCCTCCAGCATAATCCTTGGACTGTTGGTCATTGATAACAAATTACTATTTTATCAcatattcaatatttcagtgtatatgtgacaaatagagctaatctaAATATTTGAACATGGTGATGTGCATTACATGTGATCATCTATGTTAATTTGTTAATTTTTGGCTTTTAGCTCTGCTAGCAACAGAATTATTGGTGCTAAGGACCATGCCTCTATTCAAATCAACCTTGCTGAGGTAAGTTATACATAAATAGTTTAGACTGTAAATCTTAGACATAACTATGGTTAGAAGTTGTATGGTTGGTATTGGAAATACTTATGTCCTTGTGGTCAGGTTGCCAAGGGAAAATATTAAAAATCTAGGATAATTGTGAGACTAAATGAGAAATGGTGAGCAGACTTCACAGAAACAACcaaagggaatttttttttacacactggaTATGATGTAAGGTGCCCAATCAGAAAACTATGGCAGGAAAATGTATATTGGCAGTCAAGAGTATTGCATTGAGGGAGTGAGCTGGTACAGGAttcccccactatccgaaggtagagcgttcctatgaagccATTTGTAAGCCAAAGTCTCGTAAAGTgcagaagcaattaccattaatttaaatgggaaaaatgtttgagcattcccagacccaaaaaaaaacctatcaaatcataccaaataacacataaaacctaaagtaACACAGGTACATATAGTAAaatcaggaatgatatgataaatatacagtctatataaaatagaaatattgtatgtacggtgtagtttcacatcAAAATCGGGACGAGAGCGAGCCAAAAGCGATGTGGAGGGAAAAAATCGACACATACGCGCAAGCGCACGTACACACACAACGCACATACACATGCACGCAAAACttcccgcacaaggcttcatggtcattgtagtctttctcggggtaacacAAGTATAAAGTGGGTGTCTTTTTTTGGTAAAGGCGAAAATCctttttggttagcgaaaacaggtactaatgtaagtctttcgtaactgcgagctgtcgtaaagcgaacatttgaaaagcggggggggggggctcctgtAATTTGTTGCCTCTGTTCAAAATAAATGATCCTGATCAAATAGAAAGAATTTCTTGTTCTCAAGCTGGTAGAAAACGGTAGGCGCTGACCTAAGTTACCAGCAAAAAGCATTAGTCTGCACCTtaagagagaaaaacagaaaatactgtaagtattcagcaggtcaaacagtatgtatggagaaaaaaacaactaattCAAGATGGtaaatttttgtaagaatttaAGTTGCAGAGATGGGATAGTCATGCAGAAAGAGGGGTAGGGAAAAAATTGATCCTTAAAAAAAGGACCTGACAGTGGGAAAGTTTGAATTGTACAAATGATGGTGCATGGTACTGCATGAAATGGTAGTCAAGGTATGTGTTATTTAAAAATAACATGTCTGAAATGATATAAAATGTACCTTCCCCTTTGTCTGCAGCTTAAACTTGATTGATTTGAAACAAACTAAAATGTTACTCTCTCCTGTCTGACTTAAGAATTttcagcatttttaaaaatttctactTTGGATATCTTGCAACTATAGAAATTTGCTTTTAGAGTTGTATTGCCTAAAGGGATGCTGGAAGCAGATTTAGTAATAATATTCCAAAGGAAGTTCGATGTCTACTTCTGTGGAAATATTTACAGCACTGTAGGGAAGAGCAGAGATGTATCAGATGTGGGTGAAGCAAGGTGGTCCCAAATGATCATTTTCCATGTTGTAGCATTCTATAATTCTTACTGACTAAACAAGGCAAGTTCAAAGGAGCTTTATAAAACTTCCTTTTAGATATACACAAGACAGAACTCTTAAAATCCATTTTAACCGGAATATTAGTTGTTTTATTTGCCTGAATTGCATGCATTGTAGAGGTTCCTGTTTAGGAATGAGATGCATCAAAACCATTCATATTTTCAATACCTAACATATTTTATGGGTGTCCTTTTACTATTATTCACACTGCTATATTCCTACGTTTTGTGTCATATATATTCTTTGTACATGAGCATTGGCACCAAAATTCAAGTTGTTAATGTATATACAAAAAGAGTTAATTGTCCTAACAGTAACCACTGTATAGCTCCAACTAGTCTGGAGAAACATCCATTCACACTTGTTTTGCATCCATTGGCTTTCTGTATCCACCTGTCATTGCTGACTCTACTTCCTAAATTTCATTTTCTTTGGCCTTTTAAGAATTGATATTCACATCATCTACACTGTTCTTCTCAGCTCTCACCTTCACTTAATCAAAAATACCTGTTCTGGTACAATGACCAGACTTTGTACCTGACTTGGTTAGATTTTGCTTTTAGGTTTCCAAAACATCTCCTTGTTTGAAGCATCTGTTGAAATCTCTTTTATCTTAGGTCGATAAAGTAACTGGGAGATTCAATGGGCAGCACAAAACCTATGCCATCTGTGGAGCTATTCGTAGGATGGTATGTACATTTTCGATTAAAGTAAATTCTTACTTGCGGTTTATTATCCTTTTATAATAAGGAGCTTAATGGTGATGTGTGAAATTGCACATTAACGATGATCTTGCGTTTGCCATTTACATTGGCGGcacagtagtatagtggttagcacagtaccTTACAGGCGACCTTAGTTTATTTCCCACCAACTGCTTATAATGATATTTTACGTACTCcccatgaccatatgggtttcctctgggttcttcgGTTtcatcccagagtccaaagacatactggttggttggtaaattgatcattgtaatttgtgctggggttaaatcaggggattgctgggtagtGTGGCTTGAAAGGCCTACCCTGCgctttatctcaataaatgaacATGTATGCTGAAATGTTGCTCTTTTAAATAAGGATTTACATTGATGGGATTTTTTTATTTTGGGGGGGTAGGGATTCCTTATAATTTCTTGATCTCAGTCATTTACATGGAATCCCTATGAATGTATGTGTAGATTTCCCAGAAATCACAACTTTTCAGATGTTTAAATCAAAAATTTCACCCCATCATCTTTGCAGCGGGTTAACagtgtaaataaaaataattgtCAGCAGAATCTTTTACCTTCTATATTAACTATACTAGTACACATAAAGGTTTATTCATTACAAGTGGGCTCCATTTCTGGTGTGATTTCTGTTGAAGTGTCTTGACTTGGCCTTTTTTTTTGGTCAAAGCTGAAGAAGAAAATGTCTCTAAATTCATTTTTGGGATTGCCTTGAGACAAAGTGATGGTATTGGATAAGGAAGAAGAATTGAGAAAATATATCATTactcttatttatttttaattttagtaattcagtgtggagtaggcccttccaaacCTTCAAGCCGTGCCTGCCCAGCAAACCctgttaaccctaacctaatcacaggacgatgtACAACAACCAGTTAGCCTACCtgatatatctttggactgtgggaggaaaccagagcacccgggaaGAACCCCTGCATTCctcggggaggacgtacagagactccttaccagaattgaactctgaactgcagAGCACACAGAGCTGCAATAGCGTCTCACAAACTGCTGTGCTACCATGGCACCAAAGTTTTCTGTTGCTTAATTTGTTCACAATTTTACTTACTCTTGGTTGAAGTTCTGGGGGTGAAACAGAGTTTACTTATTGTCCTCTTTGAGTGAGAATAGCCAAAATCTGAATCGGGGTCGTTAATCACCGACTTGTAtgcggtgaaatttgttgttctgtgagaGTACAGAGCAAAGagataaaaattattataaattataaaattTAGTAATGCAGTAAACGAAAGGAATATCGAGGTAGTGGTCATGGGCTCATGGATCAcccagaaatttgatggtggcaAGGGATAAGCCATTTCTGTcttaggctcctgtgcctcctccctcaATGGTGTTAATGAGAAGGTAACATCTCTgagatagtgagggtccttagtgatgaatGCATCCTTCTTGAGGGGCTGTCTCTATGTTGGGAGGATtgtccccatgatggagctagctgaacCTACATCCCTCTTGCGATCCTGTGAAATGGAGCCTCAATACAGGCTGTGATATAACAAGTCAGAATGTTTCCCTCAGTACTGAAATGTTTGAGTCTGATGACAAAACAGAATTTCTCAACTACTTAAGTTGTATCACTGGCATGCATACTTTGATTGCAGCAATGTATTGGGTCCAAAATAGATCCCCCAAGATGTTGACGCCTGGGAACTGAAGCAtctcaccctttctactgctgaccACTCATTGAGGACAAGTGTGTTGTTTCTGATATTGAGTATAAAGTTGTTGCGATACAagtcaaccagccaatctattcCATCTCTTGGTCgctatctgagattctaccagcagcGGTGTTGTTGGCATGTTTATTCATGGattttgagctatgcttagccacaaagtcatTTGTTTAGAGAGGGTAGAGCAGCAGGTGAACCATGCATCCTCAGACTGTTGATTGTCAGTTAGGAGAAGTTATTGCCAATACATGCTGAGTGTGGTCTCCTTATAAGGAAGTCCAGggttcaattgcagagggaggcgcAGAGATTCAGGGTTTGAAGCCTGGTGATTAGTGTGGAGGGATGATAATTAGTATAGAGGAGACACCGGCCTGACATGTTTTGGGGTTTTCGAACCATTGGGATTGCATCTGCTGCAGACCAGATGTAGTGGTAGGTAAATTCCAGAAGCTTCAGGGCTTTGCTAAGGTTCATTTTGTGGATAATGGTTATTGTCGGTAACTAATCACGGTGAAAGAGTGTAATTGGAATCCTTGAAAATATACATAACATAGAGACAGCTGCTTGAGTGTAAGTGGGTCAAAATCCAATTTGTGCTCCTGTTGAAAGTAAATTGTGTGGTACCACATTGTATTGTAAGTATGTATTGTTGAGCTCGCTGTGTAGAACTGCAATTTTATCCATACTTGCACAGACCACATTGTTTACATTCACTCATTTGTTTTTGGTGATAGTGGAATGCTATTTGACCTACATTGCATTTGAAGACTTACTCcacattttctcttttttaacaGGGTGAATCAGATGATTGTATCCTAAGGCTAGCAAAGACCGACGGGATTGTGGCCAAGTAAGCTATATTTTGAACCTCAGTGtgattttgtttgtgttggcatTATTGTATTTTTAAGTTCACATACGGGGTGTTCAGCTAGAAAATAGAGTGCCTTTCCAATTCCAAATGCAGGAGATTTTGCGGCATTGTTTTAAGATCAtatgacataggagtagaatttggtcattcagctcattgatctccaccattctatcatggctgatctactatTCCTCTTTACcccatttccctgccttctccctgtaacctttgatactgtGATTAATCAAGTAActatcaatctctactttaaatatagccaTGACTAGGCCTGCACAGGTGCTGTGGcaataagttccacagattcaccaccctttggctaaaaccATTTTTACACATCTGTTCTAtatggatgtccctcaattctgaggctgtgccctctggtccgaggtTCCCCTGGTGTAGAAAGCATCCTCTCGGCAAGCACTCTTTCAATGTTCGTtggctttcaatgagatctctctctcgtttttctaaactccagcaagtacagacccagaaccatcaaaggctcttcatatggtaatcttttctttccttggataaggggcccaaagttgATCACAATACTCGGACTGTGGTCTAACAAAGCCCTAGCATTACGTCCTTTTTGTATTGTAGTCCtcacaaaatgaatactaacattgcatttgccttccttaccactgactacCGTCTTGCAAGTTATCTTTAGGCactcctgcacgaggactcccaagtctctttgcacctctgatttttgaattttttctccccatttagaaaataatctatgcctttattccttctgccaaagtgcatgaccgtgcacttTACTACACTACATTCTATCTGCTactactttgcccattccctcAATCTTTCTAAATCCTCCTGCAgacactctgcttcctcaacaccacccatCCTCGATTCGTTGGCAAACTTGAGCCATTAATCCTCCCTTCATCCTtcagtctagtgattcttgaaagataattactaatgccgctgcaatctcttcagctgccactttcagaaccctggggtgtggtCCAGGTGACGTATCTACTTACAGACTTTACAGCTTCCTGCGCAACTTCTCCATAGTAAGAATAGCAaaaacactcacttctgctcccttccactctcacatttctggcaGTCTGCTTGGGAATTCCACAATGAAGATAGGCATTAAATGCTTTTTAAGTTTGCTTTTCTTCAACCCCCATTACtagctacctctccagtgtcattaaaGGCAAATGTTCATCAGATCAGACAGGAGATCAACACTTCTGCTGTAGCTTTCAACATAAGTAGGCAGGGTTCTGATGAAAGATTATTGACTTGGAATGTTAACTGAGTCTGTCTCCTTGGATGCTATATCTAGCATTCTATTTTCAGGGGAATTAAAGTTAGCAGATGACAAAAAAATTGTTACTATTTTAAAGCTTGCTTATTTATTGAGAGATAGTGTTtaataggcccttccaaccctttgGGCGACACAGCCCAGCAGCCcacatttaaccctagcctattcatgggacaatttacaatgaccaattaacttactaacttgtacatctttggactgtgggaagaaactcgaAGCCGGGAAAACACTGCACATTCCACAGTACAAATTCCTTACTGAGGACACTGA
This genomic window contains:
- the rps21 gene encoding small ribosomal subunit protein eS21 isoform X1 yields the protein MQNDAGEFVDLYVPRKCSASNRIIGAKDHASIQINLAEVDKVTGRFNGQHKTYAICGAIRRMGESDDCILRLAKTDGIVAKAV
- the rps21 gene encoding small ribosomal subunit protein eS21 isoform X2 — protein: MQNDAGEFVDLYVPRKCSASNRIIGAKDHASIQINLAEVDKVTGRFNGQHKTYAICGAIRRMGESDDCILRLAKTDGIVAK